The stretch of DNA CTTTAGAGATACGGCCATGTCTTACCAATACCATGATTTAGACGGAAAAACAACACTCATTACTCAAGGCGCTAACATTGCCACTGCCAAAGGAATTTTTATTGTTAATGCAGCAGGGAATCAAGGGCACAAGGATTGGCATTATTTAGCAGCTCCTGCTGATGCGCCAAATGTTTTTACGGTGGCTGCTGTTGATGAGCATCAAAAACGAGCGAACTTTAGTTCTTGGGGTCCTACTTATGATGGACGGATTAAACCTGATGTTGCGGCACAAGGAAGTAATACCGCTTATGCTTCTATGATAAAATATGATGTAGGCTATGGGGACGGCACTTCTTATGCTTGTCCTGTAATAGCAGGGATGGTTGCCTCTTTAAAACAAGCATTTCCCACCTTAAACAATGCTATTATCCAACAGGCTATTCGAAACAATAGCCACCAAGCCACTCGTCCAGACTCTTCTTTAGGTTATGGCATTCCCAATTTCTGGGACACTTATCTATCTCTATCTGATTCTAGCATCTTTATCCAAAAAACAGGTGCCCTAAATTGTTCAAAAAAAATCATCCGCACTGCTGCTCATGTTTATGTTGAAACAACCGAACAAGCAACCGTTCTAGAACTAACCCTTTACAATCTTTGGGGGCAGCAATTACACCAACACCACAAAGAACTTCCTGCTAATACGATTAATAAAGTATCTATTTCTAATTTTCAACAATATGGATCAGGAGTATATGCACTCAAAATAAAAATAGGCGACCAGACTCAATGGATTGAATTGGTTCGTTAGTTGATTCGTCGAGCCAACGATACTATATTTCTAAATATTTGTTACTTTGGGAGATTTCATCTTATAATCATAAAAAGTCATGTTCAAAAAGTTATATTTGTAAGGTAGCTTGCAATTCTCTCCCATAAAATTTTAGCGCACTCTTTAGCTGTAATTTGGGGTATTTCCCTACAAGATTATCTACAAAAACTTTCAAAAATAACGGAATGAAACTATTAACATTGCTATTTATTATAATTGTTTTTACAAGCAGTCCTAATCTTGCTCAAAAAGTAGATTACAACCATCACAACCATAGCTTGCATTGGGTCGAATTGACGGACAAAAACAAGACTCCTTATAGCATTTTTCGCCCGCAAGATTTTTTGTCTGCCAAAGCAATACTGCGCAGGGAGACAATGGGGATTCCGCTAGAAGAAAATGATCTTCCAATTACGCCTGCCTACATTCAAAAAATTAAATCGATGGGGGCTCCTATTCACGCCAAATCAAAATGGCTAAATTCATTAGCCATCCATACCAGAGATGAAGCACTATTAGAAGCCATTCGCAAATTACCTTTTGTTAAGTCGGTAAAACCATTGGGCAAATATAGAAAAGTAAGTAAACCCATACTCAAAAAAAATCGTCCAGCAGTGGATCCTTCCAAACACGAAATTGATTATTATGGTCAAGCAGATAATCAAATCAAAATGCTAGGAGGCGATGTCTTGCACAATTATGGTTATACGGGCAAAGGGATTCATGTTGCCATTTTTGATGGTGGTTTTTTAAATGTATATCGAATGCCAGTTTTTGATAGCATTTATGCCAACAATCGCTTATTGGGGACGCATGATTTTGTAGAAGGCGATGATTTTGTCTACGAAGGTAGTTCTCACGGTACTAATGTATTGGCTTGTATGGGTTCCAAAGCTCCTCATTTAATTGTCGGAACGGCTCCCGATGCTTCTTATTATTTATTTAAAACGGAAGATGTTAAAGGAGAATTTAGAGTGGAAGAGTTTAACTGGGTGGCTGCACTAGAGCATGCCGATAGTATTGGGGTTGATGTTATTAATTCATCCTTGGGATATACTGGCTTTAATGACTCTACCATGTCTTATAAATACCATCAATTAGATGGCAAAACAGCCTTGTGTAGTAGAGGTGCTGAAATTGGCGCATCTAAAGGGCTCTTGATTGTAAATAGTGCAGGAAACGAAGGGGATGGCAAATGGCATTACATTGGTACGCCTGCTGATGCCAAAGGCGTTTTGAGTGTTGCTGCGGTTCGCCCCAATGGAACAAGAGCCAGTTTTAGCTCTTGGGGTCCAACCGTAGATGGACGCATTAAACCCGATGTAGCCGCTCAGGGACGCTATACAGTTGTTGCTTCTATGGACAAGTACAATATCACTCGCACCAACGGAACTTCTTTTTCCTCTCCTGTTATGGCTGGGATGGTCGCTTCTCTAAAACAGGCCTTTCCAAACAAAACTAGTGAAGAAATCAAAGATGCCATTCGATTGAGCGGTAGCATTTCTTACCAACCCGATTCTTCCTTGGGTTATGGTATTCCCAATTTCTTTTTTGCCTACATGACAATGTTGGAGGCGAGTATCATTATTGATCATAAGGGGGGAATGTATTACACGCCCAAGCCCATCCAAGAGCAATTGCACTTATTTATAGAACAACGCAAACCTGCTTCCTTAAAAGTGACCATTTACGACAAAATGATGCAGGAGAAGTTCCAATATACAGGAGCAACAAAGGGCAAAGAAATTAAAGAAATTCGTCTTCCCAATGTTCGAGAATATCCTTCAGGGCTCTATATTATCAAAATAGAAGTAGATGCCTATCCTTATTGGGTAGAAATGGTAAAAGAGTGATTAGAAATGGGTACTATGAGTGGTGTTCTTTATTAATCTGTAGCGACAAACCTCATTGTTTCTTTTTATTGAAGTGAACATTGGAAGTTTTAATCTAACATCCCCATTTTAGAGACAAAATCGCAAAAACGGGATAATCAACACCTCTTGTTCTTTTTGCATTAGCTTCGCTGCTACTCCGTGGTGTTATTTTAAAACTTTTTATTGCAAATAATAGCATCAAAAACACTTGGAACAATACATTTATTTTACCACTAAAACCCCCTATTTATGTATCTAAATAAAGCAAAAACAATCCTAAAGGAAATAAATCCTATCTTAGAAAAACAATTACTTCCTTGTTCTATTGATGAAGTCCTACAACTGGAAAAAATTATCCAGACCAAACTACCACTTGCTCTTAAAGAATTTCTCTTGTGGATGGGTAAAGGTCCTTCTGATATTTTATGTGGGAGTGATTTTTTCTATAACTGTTGGATGAATAATGACTTTTTAGATTGGGCGCAAGAATTGCTTGAAGAAAATAAAACTTCAACAGATGTCATCCAAGAATCTTTTATTCTATTATTCCACCAAGGCTATTATTTTCAATTTATTCCATTGAACCAAGGAGATAACCCTCCTGTTTTTGAGTATTTGGAAGGGAAAAAAATAAGAAAACTACATGCTTCATTTTCTACATACATTGAAGAGTCTATAGTAAAAGAAAATTGCCAGCTCCCTACTTCTCTATGGATTGATTTAGAAGAAGACTTAACTAATCATAATTCATTAGATGAAAAAATAGAATCAATAAGCTTCAACACCTTCCAAACCTCTAGTTTACCAAAGAAAATTTTTGATTTTATCAACCTAAAAGAATTAGACTTAAGGGGCTTAGGGTTAAAACTTCTATCCCCCAAAATAGAAAACTTAGTCCATCTAAAATTACTAAATATCAATTCCAACCATTTAGAAAACCTTCCTAAAGAGCTTTTTGCCTTATCAAACCTAGAACAGCTTTATTTATCTTCCAATCGCTTAAAAAAAATACCGCCAGAAATCAAAGAGTTAAAAAAACTTAAGAGCTTAAGTATAAATGGAAATTTACTGAACAAAAAACAGATCGATGAATTACAGACAATGCTAAAAGGAGTAGACATTTATCACGGATAACTATTAGTAATAATATTCATGACCATCATATTTCATAAACCTACATTAACATAAAATTCTTCTTTTTCTATAAAAAAAGCACTATTTTATGCTTCTATTTTTCACCTTCTAAAGGCATGCTATACATGAAAAAAGTTCCGATTATCCCAGCCGATCATTGGTTTATGAGAAACTCCTTGGTCATTCTAAAAGATCCGCTTGCTTTTTTTATAAAAATGTTTGCTGAATATGGTGATATTTACGATGTCAATTCCAATTTTTTCACCATTTATGTCGTTGCCAATCCTGCTTATATTCAAGAAATTATGGTCAGCAACAAGAAGGATTATGCCAAGAGTGATGATTATAAAATTCTAAAATATTCTTTGGGAAATGGCTTATTAACCAGTGAAGGGGATTTTTGGAAAAAACAGCGGCGCATTGCTCAACCTGCCTTTTATAGAGACAGTATGAAGCTGCTGTTGGATACCATGATTGCTTCTACCCAAGCTACCATCCAAACATGGAAATCCAAAAAACAAGTACAATTAACCGACGAAATGCATTTTTTGACGCTTGATATTGTCACCAAATGCTTGTTTGGAACCACCTTAGAAAGTGATTATAGCAAAATTCAAGAATCCATTACCATTGGCAATGAATATTTGGCTGAAAAAATCATGAAGCCGTTTACGCCTCCCATTTGGTTGCCCACTGCCAAAACTAAGCGTTACAAAAAATCTAGAAAATACAGCAGTGATGTTATCTTAGACATTATCAAAAAGCGAGAAAAAGACAGCACAGAACATCACGATTTGTTGAGTATGTTAATGAATGCTCAGGATCAGGATACGGGAGAAAAAATGAGCCCTCAACAGCTAAAAGATGAGTCCATGACCATTTTTGTAGCTGGTCATGAGACGACTGCCAATGCACTCAGTTGGACTTTTTATTTATTGGTTCAACATCCCGACAAGCTACAATTGCTTTTGGATGAAATTGAGACGGTACTTCAAGGAGAAGTTCCCAATTTTCAAAGCTTAAAAGAGCTTAGCTATACTCAAATGGTTATCGAAGAAGCCATGCGTATCTATCCGCCAGCTTGGTCTATTGGTCGCAAAGTAGCCCAAGATACCACCTTAGATGGCTATCCTCTAAAAAAAGACATCCGCCTAATTTTAGATGTTTATACCTTACACAGACATCCCGACTACTGGGAAAACCCCAATAATTTTGAGCCCGAACGCTTCTCCCCAGAGCGAAAAAAACAACGCCATAAATATGCTTATATTCCATTTGGCGCAGGGCAGCGGATGTGTATTGGGAATAACTTTGCACTCATGGAAATGAAAGTTGTTTTGGTGCTGTTGTTGCAACATTTTGAGCTAAAATTGGCTAAAAATGCTCCTGAAGTAGTCCCTGAACCGCTCATTACCTTACGCCCTAAAAATGGTATCTTAATGGATATTGCCCCTCGCTAAAATAGGGGGATTAATCCCCCAGAATTGGCGCAAAAATATCTTCGTCCCAACCGCCTTCTTGCCAAGTTTGATAACTTTTGATATTGGTAATTGCAATATCGGCAATGCCTGCATTATGATTTTGAGCAATTTTAGCTCCTGAAGCTAAGGTTTTCCAGTTTTCCCAAGATACCTCAATTCCCCCAATAGGAATGATTCCAACCCACATTCGCCAAGCCTTAGGCAAACCGTCCTCATTCAGCATCCAAAGATAAGAATCTCCTGGCGTTACTCCCCCTGTAGGATACGTAACCAACAAGCCCTTTGTGCCATCTTCTAAATCAACTGCTCTTAATTCAGGATTTCCATTTCGAATTTGTACATAGCCGTTCATCCAAAAAGCATCGTTGGTAAAATAAGAATAAGCGGTTTCTAGAATGCTTGGGTCTTCGGCTTGTTCCTGTCCATCTCTATAGATTTTTCCTTTCATGGTATTGGGATTTAATAAAA from Aureispira anguillae encodes:
- a CDS encoding S8 family peptidase; amino-acid sequence: MKLLTLLFIIIVFTSSPNLAQKVDYNHHNHSLHWVELTDKNKTPYSIFRPQDFLSAKAILRRETMGIPLEENDLPITPAYIQKIKSMGAPIHAKSKWLNSLAIHTRDEALLEAIRKLPFVKSVKPLGKYRKVSKPILKKNRPAVDPSKHEIDYYGQADNQIKMLGGDVLHNYGYTGKGIHVAIFDGGFLNVYRMPVFDSIYANNRLLGTHDFVEGDDFVYEGSSHGTNVLACMGSKAPHLIVGTAPDASYYLFKTEDVKGEFRVEEFNWVAALEHADSIGVDVINSSLGYTGFNDSTMSYKYHQLDGKTALCSRGAEIGASKGLLIVNSAGNEGDGKWHYIGTPADAKGVLSVAAVRPNGTRASFSSWGPTVDGRIKPDVAAQGRYTVVASMDKYNITRTNGTSFSSPVMAGMVASLKQAFPNKTSEEIKDAIRLSGSISYQPDSSLGYGIPNFFFAYMTMLEASIIIDHKGGMYYTPKPIQEQLHLFIEQRKPASLKVTIYDKMMQEKFQYTGATKGKEIKEIRLPNVREYPSGLYIIKIEVDAYPYWVEMVKE
- a CDS encoding SMI1/KNR4 family protein; translation: MYLNKAKTILKEINPILEKQLLPCSIDEVLQLEKIIQTKLPLALKEFLLWMGKGPSDILCGSDFFYNCWMNNDFLDWAQELLEENKTSTDVIQESFILLFHQGYYFQFIPLNQGDNPPVFEYLEGKKIRKLHASFSTYIEESIVKENCQLPTSLWIDLEEDLTNHNSLDEKIESISFNTFQTSSLPKKIFDFINLKELDLRGLGLKLLSPKIENLVHLKLLNINSNHLENLPKELFALSNLEQLYLSSNRLKKIPPEIKELKKLKSLSINGNLLNKKQIDELQTMLKGVDIYHG
- a CDS encoding cytochrome P450; the encoded protein is MKKVPIIPADHWFMRNSLVILKDPLAFFIKMFAEYGDIYDVNSNFFTIYVVANPAYIQEIMVSNKKDYAKSDDYKILKYSLGNGLLTSEGDFWKKQRRIAQPAFYRDSMKLLLDTMIASTQATIQTWKSKKQVQLTDEMHFLTLDIVTKCLFGTTLESDYSKIQESITIGNEYLAEKIMKPFTPPIWLPTAKTKRYKKSRKYSSDVILDIIKKREKDSTEHHDLLSMLMNAQDQDTGEKMSPQQLKDESMTIFVAGHETTANALSWTFYLLVQHPDKLQLLLDEIETVLQGEVPNFQSLKELSYTQMVIEEAMRIYPPAWSIGRKVAQDTTLDGYPLKKDIRLILDVYTLHRHPDYWENPNNFEPERFSPERKKQRHKYAYIPFGAGQRMCIGNNFALMEMKVVLVLLLQHFELKLAKNAPEVVPEPLITLRPKNGILMDIAPR